In Camelus dromedarius isolate mCamDro1 chromosome 4, mCamDro1.pat, whole genome shotgun sequence, the DNA window GAGACCAGGAGTACAGCCAGCCAATAGGGGGAGAGGAAACTAATTTCATTCAACCATGGGGCACTGGAACATTTGTCCACTGGGCAACTGGACAGATTGTTCTTTGTAACTCTTTTAGATTTGGGGAAAATACCATGTATCCTTCACTTCACCAGAGTCTACCAGGCAGCCTTGTTTTCTTGGTTAGTTATCATTTAATTCTGCTTGGCTTCTTCCTCAAACTCCtctaaagagtttttttttcctttttaaaggaatttccaaatCCTTTGCCTCCTCTTAGGAGATAATTTTTGATGCTATCGTTGGCTGATGTTTTTAATATGAGACAATGTTATTTGAATTCCTACTGATCATTTAATCCTATTACATAATTAGTGTAATACGTTGGGTGAATCTATTACAGTTAAATAGCAAGAAAGAACAATTAGAAATATAGCGTTTGTCATCATTTATGTTAATACTTCTATTAAGCTAGTCTATTCATTTGCTTGTTGCTTATTAACATGAAAGTCTGACATTTATTTgggcaattttaaagaaaaaaatctagttgTATTACTTAACTTAATTCATGAATCTTGAATTTCAATATGGAGTAGGTTTAATTAACAACAATATCTTGTCTTGTGATCAACTCATAACATTTTGATTAAACCAACATGATTATCCTTAACTGCAGAAATGTAAACATTCAGATTCACAGTTTTGCTGATTGTTGCTCTTTGTCAAAGACATTATTTGATGTTTGGTTGGAAGGAGAACATATTTAGATCTGCTCAACTGCTGTGATTGAAAATATTCTATGGTTGTAAACATTGTGGGGACATGTGGCAACACTTAGTGTAGACAAAACGAAGAACACTGGGATTCTCAGGgtgctaaaataaatattttcagttatttttgtgCAATAAAGATAAATAACCATTTGATCTGTTGAGTCTCACTTAGTCTTGAAATGGGTGAACTTTGTAAAAGGCCTGTGGTAATATTATCGGTTGGCTAACTCACGGACTATTTTCAACCCTGTTCTCTTTGCTACTTCatgcagcaagggaaaagcaacataCTGACTTTCCCAGCATCCTTTGAAGCTAAGATTGGCTTTATGACCTGGTTTGCATTGATGATATGTAAAGTGAACTCTATGGGGGGGGATCCTGAAGGAACTTTTCCTTATCCTTTGTGTCCTGAATGTAGCTGGGATGCCTAGAGCGGCAGAAATCACTTTGCAACCAGAAGGGACAAGCACAGGGATAAAAACCAGGGCTTTGGATAACATAGTTCGGCTGCTTCTCCTCTTTTATGTTTGCCTTCCGCCACACTTTCAATTATAAATGATGATTAAATGACTTTAACACTTAAGTAATGGCAAGTCAGTTTTGTTGTTACTTGCTGCCAATAGCAGCTTATTCAGAGAGATCTCCCCCAGTATGAGGAGATGGGTCTACAATCATGCGAAGATCAAGTCAGTTCTCTGTCAGAAACAGAGTCCAGATTTACTTCCCTGAGAGTCATTTAAATCAGCCCTTTCCAGCAGAAGTCtgtgtgatgatggaaatgttcagaCAGACCATACAGAATATGTAGACATGTGGCTAGTGCAACCGAAGAGCTGAATCTTTAATTTTATgtggttttaattaatttaaatggaaCCTGAAATAAGTATATGGGACTACTGCCTACCATGTCAAACAGCACAGATCTAAAGAATTGCTAGTCTGTAAAAAATGCTTAGATTACTGTAGCTCTCTTGAAGAAAACTCAGCCTCTACCTTTACGTATGTTACCGTACAAGCTGAAGAACAGCTCATTACGGAAAATGGATGGCTCAGTGGGGCTTTACACAGTGCCATGTTTGAAGGCTGCTGAACATTTAACTTGCATATTGGCTAACTACGCTGAACTGATACCAATTTAAGCTTTTTACATTGACAGCTGTATTGAAGGATGTCTTTCTGAAATAATAATCTTATACAGGCTCCACTCTTTTAGCTGTTTGTTAAGACTTTTGTATTTtcaattacaaatgaaaaggataaTAATGATGTGCCAGTCTCATTAAGCTGCGGGGGTACAATAACTCTCTGAGCTAAACTGTAAATTATCGTtggcagaagactgctgagcgtgCTAGAAAATCAGCCACAAAATGTCCCAAGATGGTGCCGGGAGTGGCGGATGCTGAGAGCTGAAAGGGCAGGAGCAGTGAACACTGATTCTACCAGAAGCCAGAAAGCTGTGGGGCTGTTGTGCCCCAGAGCCTGGTCTGGAGTACTCTCTACTACACTGAAATGTGATTTGAACACACAACTCTCTCATGCCTGGCTGCTTTGTGTAAAACTAAATGTTCACCATGCTTGCCTTCGCCGCTAGTTTTAGAGCCCAAAGAACAACTAAGTTTGCAAGTGTCCGAGGTGGCCCAGAGCTGTTAAAGTTATCACCTCTTCCATCTCCTGAGAAGGATCGCGGTCACAGACAGCTACTCTATTACCAGTTACCTCCTGGCTGCTGAAAACAGGTCAGCAAAATCCCTTTGTGTCGGAAACTTGAGTTCCCTCAATGTAGGCTTAGGCAAAACTTTAGGAAGGAGCTGACAAGCCAAACTTGCCTCAAGGAAGGGATGCAGAGATGGGACTATCTGTAATCAGGGCTCTAACAgaaatgatgaagaaaatgagCTGAAGATTTTGGCAGGCCGTATATACCTCATCTACTCAGTTCTATGTGTAAAacatattccattaaaaaaagactcaATGTAGGAAAGCCACCACTCCACAGTTTTAACCAACAGGAGTTGCACAAGGTGCTTCCTGAGACAATTATAGAAACTGGATCAATTCAAAGTTGATTTTCTCCTCAGAGAGACATTATTTTCACCCagtctcattttcattttatattgacAAGGCCACACTTCTCATCAGTTTGCACTTCATTCCTCTGCAAAcagctatgttttcttcttaggTTCTCCTTTGACCACTTATTTTATGATAGCTTCCAATGTCTAAGAAGATAAAAGTAGTCATGTTTGAGAAGTTAAAACCTGGTCCCAGTAGGGGGAGGCATAATATGTGGTCTTTAGAAACACGCTGTGTCTGAAATAAGGTCGCATGTAGAAAACATCTCATTTAAAGACATATGGAGACATGCATTTTTACCTATGCTGTGGCTCTGAAATGCAGAATCTGCAGCTGTATCTTCCTCATCCTCTTGCAGGTGTTCACTTGCCTCTTTTATCTGTAGTAACAAGGAAATACTGTGAGTTCTCgtgtattatataaaatagatcgtTTGCAACCCTCAGTATTGGTACCTTCCATAACAAAcatgtaggggtgtgtgtgtgtggatggggTATGTGTACAtataagtttatattttcttcatccCACTTGTCCTCACTCTATCACTTGGCTTTATTACAGGTTTTAATTACAAGAGCATATTTTCCAGACTATAACTCTGGCTCTGAAAGCAAGGATTTACAGGGTACCTGATTCTATGTAAGACTTTTGAGATAACAGCTttggtgttgttttgtttttaatacttaataAAGTCAGTAACACGGAactgttaagaaaaattaaagtctaAGGAAATATAATTCTTCTAGAGACAGTAACTTCCACCACAAGTTATTTTagtaagaataaagaaatatactCCGATCTCTTGACCCTTTCCTAAAATATAACTCTctaagaaaatgttattttgttgttgttctttccaTAATGAAATATGAGGCGACTACAATGTGTGCTCAGTGAACTAGAGAGGTGACACatttatctagatttttttttcaggtcaaaATTCCCTTTACATTTCCACTGGAATATCCAGATGCCGAATGCTATAGCATCAAATGGAACTCTAGCAAGAATCTAATAAAGTCacactattttacaaatgagaagtcTGACATCCAGCAAGTTTCCTTAAACACATTGAACTATGCCAGTATAGACTTGGCTGCAAGGTCAAGACGGCTCGAGGTCCTTGGCAGAATGACCCTAACtagctcttttaaaatacatcccAGCCAGTTACCTACGCAGCCAAAGATAATCATGTGAACTGTGCCATGAATGCAGTAGGGGTACACTAGAATTTGTCAGTGGATCTGCTCAGGGGCTTGAGTTGAATGCTAACCAACTATTGTTTTATACTTGCAATTTAGAAAGTCATATGCTTGCTTACTGACTTTGAGCTAGATTTCACTTTCTACCTcctaattttcatatataatgaaATAAGACCAATGATTTACATTCCATGGCTATGGGCCCAATATCAGAATGTAACTGATGCTTAATTCAGACATACTGATAGCCGGAAGATGGCAAACTCAAGGGAGTACGTAGATGGAGACTGAATCCTCACAAGGACAGTATTAAGGGTTGACTATACAGAGGTCATGCTTCGTTGCTTTCTTTCCCCATCAGCTGTCTATTCTGTGGGCACTGTCTTGTTTGTTAGAACTTCCTGAGGGAAGGAAGttagaggatggaggaggaagagctaCATCAACCAGTTCTGTATCTGGTGGTGCACATTTATGGATGGCAGATGGAAAAGCTCTACAAGCATCAGCAAGGCTAACGCGTTACTTACTTGCCTTCCAAAGTTGACTTAGCTCTGAGACCTCTGTGTGACAAGGCTACCAAAAGACCTAAAAGGAAGGATACTCCAAACACCTTAATTTCCTTTAGGAATCCAACAGGAACTTTCTATCCTCATTTATAGAAACATCAAGCAAATCTATTTATATTCTTGGCCCATTCCAACACTTACGACAATATGTTCCATACTTCTCCACACCTGTTATGTAAAATAGTATTTCCTTTGGGTGTTTCTAAATCAACTGATTTTATACTTGAAAGGGTGCCATGTTAACCTGCTGGAATGTGGGTGAATCATCATCTCCACCGGCCTATGAAATTCTGAACTAAGGAATCCAATAATTAGAACAAGGCTGTCATCTTGGAGATAAAggaaaagaggctcagagagggttaGTGATCTGTTCAAGGTTACAAAAGGATTTCAGTTTTAGAGTGGGTGGGCACTCCTGACCCCTTTTCATTGCTGTCACTTAATATTTCGGAGTGTGCCATATTGTAATCATCATCCTTTCTAGACCTTACCAAGAACTACTGTATCTTTTTTAGTGTCTGGCAATTAGATAGGTAGGCAGTCTTCCAAATATAcataaactatatttttatttaagagtaGCCAAaaatgctctgtgtgtgtgtgtgtgtgtgtgtgtgtgtgtgtgtgtgtgtgtacaaacgTGTAAGTGCCCTGTTTCTCTCCCCTACTTGTTCCCTAAGCCTTCTCTGGCACTTAACCAGCACCTTTCTCCAAGCAtcacatttaagaaagaaaataaaaaccatcttGAGGTCCTACCTGTCAGCTCCTTGTTAGAACTTTACTAGAACTTCAGGTGCTTAACAGCAAATGTTAAATGTGGCCTCTTGGGGGTTTATCAGAGGAACTGGGTTTAGACAAGGCCCCTAGTTCCTTATGCTCTTCTGGGCTAATGACTTACAAGGAGCAGATGACCCATGAGAAGAAATTTTGAATTCGAAGGGGACAGATGAAGAATCAACAAAGGAATGGAAAATGGGGGAGTGTCTTAGAATAGCACACTTGTCAGCTCTAATTATCCATACAAATAGATTTCAATGCAAAGTGgtgagtaattaaaaaaaatccatttgccTATGGAAATGAGGGGCATAATTTATTTTGGCAGCTGATTCCCcttgttaattatatttttcataggctgaaattaaaattaattttcactcTTGATTGTACAGTGGCTGGGTGTTGGTGAAAGGTTGTGGAACCTTCCTGGGGGCAAGTGGCCGCCAGCTCAAGATTAAGAATCTGCCGAAGACAGGCACAGGTGGGACCACCTTCTGGTGGCAAAGATGTGAATGCACAGATCGGAATGGTCACAAAGCCAAGAAGTTTGGCTCAGCAAACAATGGTGGTTAGAGATTGAGAATTTTTTCAGCCACTGCTCTACCAGGAACAGATACAAATTAATGTCAGTTGATGTCCCATTTGTTAAGAAGTAGGAGGTGACTCGTAGGCAATAACTCTGGGCTATGTTTGGCTTCAGTTTGCTGTCAGTACTTTGGCCATCTTCTAATGGTGCACCTCTCTGCAACTCTCGTCCATCTTTTGAGCTCTGCAGTTGTAGTCAAGAACTGTACAAAATACCACTCTCTAACAGGTAATCATTAAATGTCACTGTACCCATTATATTCTAGTGACCTCTGCCATTAGAAAAGGCTGAGAGCTTACAAAGGAcacaagaggaagaaagggagacaaTAATTGGCTGCtgacaaatacatatacacaactGCAGAACAAAATCCAGAATTTGGGGACACCTTCATTTGGAATTCTGCATAGATTTCTTTCGTGGATCATCCTAACATGAATTTCTTCCCAAGAAAACAGTTTGATGTTAAAGCtcattgaaaaggaaaagaacataatGAACCTCTGTGAGAGGAGAGGTAATCTTTGGAGGGAAACCTCCTGGAAGGCATTACCTTTAGAAAATGCAGTCATTTAGAAAACTTTGCAGGAGGAGAGCAAAAGCTGCATGCTTCCTATTAGCGTCCAAATAGCATTTAGAACAGGATCGTTCAATTAAagatgttaaaattataaatttttacagAACTTAATAAGATGATAACAATTTCTGTAATTATTGTCCTATTTTATGCTACTTTATCACCAAAGCACAATTTTAATGGGATTGTATTTGATACTTTTTTATTAGCATATGTGCTTTCTTCAGACTATGTGACACTGGGTAAAGAGAATACtcctaatttaaattaaaatatctatattaaaATGGTCATCTCTTTCCAGTGCCTGGTGAAGGTATATGGTCTCGTTAATtctgttaataatttttattttgtctggtGACAGTTACATAGGAGCCTGGAGCTGTCTTCCTTTGAGACTTCTCATTTCAGAAAACTATCTAAACCCACAGGTAGGACGGACTTCCAACATGTAGTGCGTAGAGTGcatttctttctgacttatttacTTAATACTGATGCAATCTTTCCTGGGGATGCCTGTTCCCCCTCTTATAATGATTTTGTATAATTTAAGTAAAAGTACAAAGTAACACGGCTCCTgtctaaaatacacaaaaattagagCTAAGCGGTCTGAAAATGATGGCGTAAATGGGGACATAAGCCTCTAATTAAggctctgaaaagagaaaaagatttaatTCAATGAAGCTTTAATGGTACTTTTACACATATTTTAGAATGGCTCTAACAGTCTTGAAAATGGATATGCAGTTACTGGTGAGCCAAGTGGAGGTGTgctacatggatggacttgcATGTATAGAAATAATCTTTCTATGATCATCACCATAGATTAAAAGGATTTAAATGTCTTATGACCCTCATAAGTGCTTTTAGTCCATTTGTAAAGGGCAAAGGATGGTGGAACATTATAAGATTTTCGAACAGTGATTTTATTCAGAAGAAAGTGTGGTATGTCAAGCATTATCCGCAGCTCTTGTTTTCATCCAAAATAACTACTATGAGGAGAATTCTTAGCCACACAATTCAAAAGCAGCAGACAGAAAATTTACCTTGAACCCTAGTAGGGGAAAATTCCCTtaaactcttaattttaaaaggttCCTGGGTGTTCACATCAATGTGCTATGGTATTAGAACGTATGTTATTTTGCATCTGATTTCCTTCCTATAGAGGCTGATAACATATAATAAATAGGTTTTATTGCTATCCTTTTACTAGTCCCAAAGGGGACTATGGCAATGTCCTTTCTGAAATGAGTAATTTTAGTCTAATCCACACCAATGAttatagagatgaaaaaaaaataaaacattgcattttgcatttgaaaaaatgACTAGCTGGTCAACTATCTAGGTTAATAATATTCCTCTATATGCAAAAGCTTCCCAGCATGACTAATTTCCTCTCGCGGCTAACTAGAAAAATTAGCATATCCCTATTGATTATGTGTATTTGGGGTGGTTAGGGAATCTTTGTACTTCACAGAAAACAATAAGAATGTTTCTTGCAGATATTCTGGAAGGACCAAAGGACACTTATCACTACACTATAAAAGACtgcaaatgagaaaggaaaagcatAGCAAATTATTTTAGCATTAGGAagtaataaaaaagtaaaaatgaaattgtaaaagctaaacatagggatttttttttttggtacttacGTACAGTGAAGATATACCCCAAGCTGTCAGAACCACATTAAATGGGGCAGAGTTAAATTGAGTGTCTCTGATAAGGAGCTCCGCCAAGCTATCAGAGTTTGAGATCAGCTGGATTGAATTTCCGGCATATTGCACATTTCCACAcgtttattctctctctttcctttcagtGACACTACAAGGGCAGCCCTAGATATGCTTCTAATTTGTGATTTTATAAGGCAAGGGACATCTATGTTTTCAAGAAAGGATGATATCATGGAAGCCAAGAGCAAGAatggaggaaatggaaaaaaaaaacaaaaacttttgcaAAGAATGCAGTCTGCATATGACTTCAGAGAGTTTAAAAAAGAGACTTTATAGCTTTTTAGAGTCAAgagctatttgaaaaaaaaaatacatttaaatgtgcATTTGTCTCAAATTAAAGTGAAACTCTAAGGAACCCTAGACATcagtaaataattaaataataattaataactaATAATATTAATCATGATTACTTCTAAAATTTCCTCTACTCTTTAGCcactccagaaaaaaatgaataattagttcatatttcacatttttctaggAAAGTGGAAGCACATAGTAAGTTTTGTAATCTCTTTTTATTAGAGCACAAAAATATATGGATACAGCATTTCTGAAAAGAgtgattgttttttgtttgaacgctttaaaattttttataaaggaaCAATGAATATCATCAGATTGATGATGCAAGAACagagagaatgaaaggaaaggaagtgtaatttcaggtaattttaaaacaaaaatattagttGAAACTAGCATATCCTGGGGAAATATAAAAAATGCCttatattcagttttttaaaggaaattaccCCCTGAGTTCTGGACCTCGTAATTAAGAGACTAAATGATAGGGAGGCACGTTTCAAAAAGGGTATCTTAAGTCTTAACATCTTCTGTTTGAGGTAGGATGAATTGGTATATACAACTTTCAGAAAAAACGAAAAATGCTTAAGTCAAATAATCAAAATAGCCAATATTCTCTTAAATTGTTTtgcaattattttcatttctttttttccattgctGGAAATGACGGAAATAATCATCAAAGCAAATTCCCCAGCACAACTTGAAGATGGTACCTGCAGCCTCGCCTGCCTGCACTGTGATTACATCATCTTCTGAAAAGAAAGCTACAAAAGCAGCATTCCTGGAGGGAGCCAGGCCCGCTCCAGCCGAGCCACCGTCATTCTGCTACAGTGTCATCAAgatttctctcttctgctttaCCTTTCTCTTTCCCCTGCAATCTCTTGCCTACATAGTTTCATCAGCAAACAGTAGACAGAACGCAACCCGCCCATCTCAGAACCTAACACTTCATAACCAAGATGGTGAAGCACTTACCAGGGAGCCCTTCGGTATTTCCATATCAGCTCTGGTTTTGATGTTTTTCTTGTGGCTTCCTTGAGTGCTGATGGAGCTGCCGGTGAGACAGGAGCCCTGGGAGCTGCCCTTTAACACACTCCTGCAGGAAACATTATTTGATCCACTTTCTGTCTGTTGAGCTGCTTTCTTATCAACTCTGCAGGTAGAGAGTGATTCCTCTGATAAATTACATTGTTCGTCTTCAATCACTCTACTTTCCCCAATCCTTTAATGTTTAGAGTAACCTCCATGTATCTCTTTGTCTTTAAACCTTTGAGTGATAAGGGTGTCTCACTGGCCTTGATCAAATCTTCATCTGATATTCCAGGAGTGTGTCCATTTAGATTTGATAATAcaataatttatttgtatttttttaactgcttgTGAGATGGGGCGGGttgtaaaataaaaactgctGAAGAATGATTGCTAAATATATTTCTGGCTTAAGATCAGTAGGAAATGTAATTACCTCTGGAAAGTTTCTAAGTATAAGTTTGCTTTGTACAATTAGTGGGATTGACATACTTTaaaacatatatgtaattttcttccatttcatgcCATGTGGTACATTCATGGCTTCCAGTGTAGGCTGAGTTTCTATCAAACTTGATAAAACTTACCATTCTTTAATTTCAAAGACCATTGGTTTGCTTAACAAAGTAACATGGACTAAATGATCATTTTATAGCtaacttttatttcattgtttaaatTCTGGCTAATGTATAAAAGATTGCTACTATGCAGTTCTGCTTGTATGAAAAACATGCTTGGCTGAGATTCAGTGTGCAGGAAACAAACATTTCTGCTTGCAGGGGGAGGTGGTGCCCTGCCCTCAACATAGCCACCCGTTTTTGCCAATACGCTACCTGTTCAGAAGTTCCGTCATAAAGGTATCTTTTGTTGAACACGGAACAGGGCTGGGTCTATTTCTCGATTCCAACTTCATTTGCTCAAAAATATCTGGCGGTGTTTTCAGGTTACTTCTGCCTTGTAAACCACTGTCTGGACCATCTGCCAACTCAATGTCCCTGTTAAGTTCATTTTCCATCTCACACTGTAACTcaggcttctttttttcttttcttcgcTCTGATTTTAGCTGTTTGTTTCCAAACCCCAAACCTTTCacatctttcttttctgctttggtTTTGGAGACATCCATTTTCCTGCTACTGAGAGCAGGCAGTCTGCTCCTCCGAAAACCGAACCAGCTGGCAAAAGAAGGCCCTGGCTTCGGCTTCGCTTCCACAGAGGTGGACTTTGTTTGCACTTGGCCCTTTTCCACATTCTCCTGAATGCACAACATGACCTTTTCTTCGATTGTGGGTGAGAGGGGGGCTTCGGGGCTCACAACACTAGTCCTGGTGGTAGAAGTGTCTGGAAACCTTCCAGAAGTTTCGAGCTTGGAGGTCCTGCTTGGTTCAAGACTGCTGGGATACCGGCTCCTCCCTGGACTCTGCGGGACTCGTGGGCCATCTGTTGGGGTGGGTGGGCATCCACAGCGGTCGCTGCCTGGCTCCCCAGGTCCAGTCACCCTGGGGCTTTCTCCTTGGGCCGAGGCCTGTGGCTCTTCTGTTCCAGGTGGGGTGAGGGGCCCTTCAGATTTTGGAGGGATCTTTAGAGGCAACTTACTTGGGCTCCCTTGCTGGCTGCTGGAGCTGCCTGTGCTCCCCAGGGAGCCGTGCCCGGAGGACGGATGCCCCAGAGGCCTCCCGGCACCAGGGAGACTGTCCGACGTCAGGGCAGATGCTGTCTTGTCGGGAGCGCCTTCCGTGGAGGCGGACGAGCTCTGCCGGGTGAGGGAATTCCCTCTCTCAGCAGTGTTGGTAATAATCTGAGTTCGGACCTTTCCTGGCCCTCCTTCCATGGGGGGCGTCGGGGGCTTGTCTCCTGCGTGAGCGCTGAGACTCTGGCTGCGGGCTTTGGCTCCGTTCATGCCTAAAGCTGGTTTCAGGTGTGGTTTGGAGGAGAGGGATCTTTTCCCAGACTTGTTTTCTACCCGATCTTTCCCGTCAGCCCCAGGCATGCTGTTCACCAGTGACTCTGGCATTGCTGTTTCTGGGGGAGGCCCTTCGGCCAAACTACCTGGTGCTTGCAAATCCAGTGGAGACACATTTCTTTCATCTCCTGTGGTGTCAAGGCCAGTTGGAATCCTGGAGGCCTCTGGCTTAGCCTTGTTCATGGCCACAGAACTTTTAGAAGCTTCATTTAGACTGTCTTTTTCATGTTTCCCTGGCACCGTGGAACTCTTCCTGAGCAACTGGGGAGACTTCATGAAAACTTTGAGTCCAACTGGGAGGCGAGTTTTCAGCCCTCGCTCATGAGGGCTTTGACAACCATGCGGGAAGTTATGGCTTTTGGAGGATGCTGAGGAGGAGGGACTGTTACCCTGAGATGATGGTGACTCACTTACCCCTAAGAAGGAAGGCTTCAGTGACGTGGAGACACTGTCATTCAATTGTCCTTTTCTCCTTGGAGATACACTTTTCGAGGATGGTATTTCCAGTGGCTCGTGGGTTGAAGGACAGTTCTTGGAAGTCCGTAACCCTGTGTCTGTTTGTGTGGTCCCCAGGGTTTGGTGAGGTGGGGTTTTGGGGACACTTCTCTTTGGAGAGACCTTTGGGCGCCCTGAGGCCATCACAGCAAATGAGTTGGAGGGGGCATGAGCAGAGCATCGGGTTGGGGTCACTGTTTCTGCGGAGGGCAGAGGGCGAGAGAAGATGGGCTTTTTGAAGGTCAGAGAAGGTTTCCTCCCCTGCACTTCTGTCGTGGtctgattaaaataaataataggaGTGGAGGATCCTTTCAGAGGAGGGGATTTAAATACTGTCCTTGCTGTTTCACTGGGGACTCTGGTCTCGGGCTTGGCAGATGGAGGTGGTGACAAATAGTCATAACTAGGCCTGATGAGTAGGGAGACCGACCtgcctggaggggaaggaggggagggtgatTTCAGCCCTGCCTCGGGCCCAGGGTCACAGTGTGCATCCCGCGTGGGGGGCTCTCCATCGTCATGTGGCTCAGCGAGGGGCCTGGACAGCAGCTGTGATGCTGGAATCTGTCTGGTGGAGCACTGGGCCCAATCCCTTCTGCTGGACATGCTGGAGCCGTGAGGGAGCTGGGTAGGGTGTTTCGGAATGTGTGAATCTGGCTGTAAATCAAAGAGGGGTGCTGGGCCTTCAGTCTTTTTGAATCGTGAGAGTTTCCCTGGAGCTGGTGATTTTTCAGGAGTCACCGGGCCAGCGGAGGGGACAGTTATGGAGGCCTCAGGCTCCATGATTTTTGATTTCTGGGGTGAAGACTTGCCCCTGGTAGGTATTTTTGTCAGATTTTTCTTCTGATAGATGCCCGTGGGCACCGAGGACCTGGAATTCCTCTGGCATGACGGACTGTGTGCTGGTTTGGCCGGTCTTTGTCGCTGAGTGTTT includes these proteins:
- the NCKAP5 gene encoding nck-associated protein 5 isoform X8; its protein translation is MHEKLIHELEEERHLRLQSEKRLQEVTLESERSRMQMRGLQQQFSRMEETVRNLLQSQGPPEQKKEETVNIMVYQGKLSEEERKHKEALEGLHMVVDEDSRSEGSSADEGKEKTKLLLERLKALEAENSALALENENQREQYERCLDEVANQVVQALLTQKDLREECVKLKTRVFDLEQQNRTLSILFQQRVRPASDLLLQKLHSRILDLSSGDLLSDVERSRSLTQSRTDVEMHECQLNAKPSTSALKCPGLAVAIPGHLCPRNSCSSSELSLSSTCSEYSSGSSYTWHDGKNLRKRQSSQNWDKRLSIDSSLPSGFASPTDELPPTRIKESHILEGLRKLQKQKLLLEPPSVITKWGYKDCMNSNEGIYSPGIKSSSLKEYPPCKPMDTGSPCKEPHKAFVYDTDSHDDADEDPSSRAALPALPNQGCGLHCCQLTHSVSDGLFGWEPNGKRCSEGTSSVCPRERPEKLTSCASNCPLEQKLCPGVPVPQVQRERGPHGQGRLALSVQLSDTDDSETLDELHIESSDGKSPSDVSLTADTDKSMENLDILLGLGRSQRGSPEEQEKQVPVPLESRPKTFSFIKQQRLVKRTSSEERITVVFDAEDGEPIEFSSHQTGTVTVTRNEISINQAPARPQAEHTELLPQGIAHFQSGAAAKDYPFFKRSEEEIEENIPKAEVDDVPEAPTDSFHPRTGAQNTQRQRPAKPAHSPSCQRNSRSSVPTGIYQKKNLTKIPTRGKSSPQKSKIMEPEASITVPSAGPVTPEKSPAPGKLSRFKKTEGPAPLFDLQPDSHIPKHPTQLPHGSSMSSRRDWAQCSTRQIPASQLLSRPLAEPHDDGEPPTRDAHCDPGPEAGLKSPSPPSPPGRSVSLLIRPSYDYLSPPPSAKPETRVPSETARTVFKSPPLKGSSTPIIYFNQTTTEVQGRKPSLTFKKPIFSRPLPSAETVTPTRCSAHAPSNSFAVMASGRPKVSPKRSVPKTPPHQTLGTTQTDTGLRTSKNCPSTHEPLEIPSSKSVSPRRKGQLNDSVSTSLKPSFLGVSESPSSQGNSPSSSASSKSHNFPHGCQSPHERGLKTRLPVGLKVFMKSPQLLRKSSTVPGKHEKDSLNEASKSSVAMNKAKPEASRIPTGLDTTGDERNVSPLDLQAPGSLAEGPPPETAMPESLVNSMPGADGKDRVENKSGKRSLSSKPHLKPALGMNGAKARSQSLSAHAGDKPPTPPMEGGPGKVRTQIITNTAERGNSLTRQSSSASTEGAPDKTASALTSDSLPGAGRPLGHPSSGHGSLGSTGSSSSQQGSPSKLPLKIPPKSEGPLTPPGTEEPQASAQGESPRVTGPGEPGSDRCGCPPTPTDGPRVPQSPGRSRYPSSLEPSRTSKLETSGRFPDTSTTRTSVVSPEAPLSPTIEEKVMLCIQENVEKGQVQTKSTSVEAKPKPGPSFASWFGFRRSRLPALSSRKMDVSKTKAEKKDVKGLGFGNKQLKSERRKEKKKPELQCEMENELNRDIELADGPDSGLQGRSNLKTPPDIFEQMKLESRNRPSPVPCSTKDTFMTELLNRVDKKAAQQTESGSNNVSCRSVLKGSSQGSCLTGSSISTQGSHKKNIKTRADMEIPKGSLIKEASEHLQEDEEDTAADSAFQSHSIETNCQMRTLDSGIGTFPLPDSGSRSAGRYLCQPDSPEDPELLLSLQPTLCTASSIRAQTLEREVPSSADSRGSADSTIVHSTSDPIMTARGMRPLQSLLPKPASSGKINSQMQNEAEPRPQTCSSFDYTENTMASEPLPAWGGDSAAAQTQKLKQAEETREDPKTRLCKISLESFNKYNSNTVILLQKEKNSLSKVEGQKEEKEKNEEASLSSSDRPGVDNLESLSDSLYDSFSSCASQGSNDV